A genomic region of Candidatus Binatia bacterium contains the following coding sequences:
- a CDS encoding alpha/beta hydrolase, with protein MLRNLLKWALPALLIIGTQNLAHGAYDEALWEVTRTNGVTYGQGATGGGSNVFDLQLDIYEPEGNPDQNKPVMVFVHGGGFTGGNREGMSWLSSAFASRGYLAVSITYRLKWQNPPADPNYVFYYPDIAKAVHASAVDAKRAIRWLRANADTLGINTDRIFIGGTSAGGFISLHAGITDDEDYFTDLPGQTPLAINNPNETAKVHGILNFCGGAMLTGFDPDDPPVFMAHTVGDGTVPVVLPDLVEEQLIANDIPYEYYRLANGGHCGFFNQTIDSLGFVDLLVRFMNTQVWDVEPEPRMVPATKLQLKDDARTPPNLRRRKLTFLVKTSPQNLVPPVAPLALSESDPTVNGARLEIYRPDGTLDDHFVIELPAAGWTAIGPDAARGYRYKAPQGGTEADVRVRLKNGFLKIVGKGAGMPSLENAPLGAVSLRFLLGAATQYCASTIAGREDSVRQYRAEPQNIGAFACPERPVGFASPAFIDAPRRLGN; from the coding sequence ATGTTACGAAATTTGTTGAAATGGGCGCTGCCCGCACTGTTGATTATCGGCACGCAGAATCTTGCCCATGGAGCCTACGACGAGGCCCTCTGGGAGGTCACCCGAACCAACGGCGTGACATACGGCCAGGGTGCGACCGGCGGCGGGAGCAACGTCTTCGACCTCCAGCTCGATATCTATGAGCCCGAGGGCAATCCCGACCAGAACAAACCCGTCATGGTTTTTGTGCATGGGGGCGGTTTCACCGGCGGGAATCGAGAGGGCATGTCGTGGCTATCCTCGGCCTTCGCAAGCCGCGGCTATCTAGCCGTCTCCATCACCTACCGCCTGAAGTGGCAGAATCCACCCGCCGACCCAAACTACGTTTTCTACTACCCGGACATCGCGAAGGCTGTCCATGCATCGGCTGTGGATGCCAAAAGAGCCATCCGCTGGCTGCGGGCCAACGCCGATACTCTCGGGATCAATACCGACAGGATCTTCATCGGCGGGACATCCGCAGGTGGCTTCATTTCCCTGCATGCCGGCATCACCGATGACGAAGATTATTTCACGGACCTGCCGGGACAAACACCACTTGCCATCAACAATCCGAATGAGACTGCGAAGGTTCATGGCATCCTCAACTTCTGCGGCGGCGCAATGCTCACGGGGTTCGACCCCGACGACCCACCCGTGTTTATGGCGCATACGGTCGGCGACGGCACGGTTCCGGTGGTCTTGCCGGATCTGGTCGAAGAGCAATTGATCGCCAACGACATCCCGTACGAGTATTACCGACTGGCCAACGGTGGGCATTGCGGTTTTTTCAACCAGACGATCGACAGTCTCGGTTTTGTCGATCTGCTGGTGCGCTTCATGAATACACAGGTCTGGGACGTCGAACCAGAACCCCGGATGGTTCCGGCGACAAAGCTCCAACTCAAGGATGACGCTCGCACGCCGCCCAACCTTCGCCGGCGGAAACTCACTTTCCTTGTCAAAACCTCACCTCAAAACCTCGTACCGCCGGTGGCGCCTTTGGCCCTGAGCGAAAGTGATCCGACGGTGAATGGCGCAAGGCTGGAGATCTATCGTCCCGACGGGACTCTCGATGACCACTTTGTCATCGAATTGCCTGCCGCCGGATGGACAGCGATCGGCCCGGATGCCGCTCGCGGTTATCGCTACAAGGCTCCCCAGGGTGGCACCGAAGCCGATGTCCGCGTGCGCCTCAAAAACGGATTCCTGAAAATCGTCGGCAAGGGTGCCGGGATGCCGTCTCTGGAAAACGCACCTCTAGGCGCGGTGAGTCTGCGATTCCTTTTGGGGGCCGCAACACAATATTGTGCCTCGACGATCGCTGGTCGGGAGGACTCCGTTCGCCAATACCGCGCGGAACCCCAGAATATAGGAGCCTTCGCCTGCCCGGAACGCCCGGTTGGCTTTGCGAGCCCGGCGTTTATCGATGCACCCCGGAGGCTCGGCAACTAA
- a CDS encoding NAD(+)/NADH kinase → MTEINPPRGAVGILVNPSSGRDVRRLAARAQQQTLEAKRNQVARIAVGVAAAGARKVMVMRDPMRAATAALEPIGVDLEVEVLDVEACLRPADTQEAARQMRARGCGAIVVLGGDGTNRVIADVWPDAPLVPISTGTNNVFPSLVEATMAGAAAGLVASERLALRDVADQAKIIRVEAQGRKTLGLIDAVRLEGDHAGNRMPFAPEMLRDVILTRAEPAAIGMSPIGGLLMPCRAEDDFGVHVICTDHSGGGRALLAPISPGLYRTVHVQEIRKIALGEVFEIRGPGVLAFDGDREITLPAGEPVRLQIVRDGPQVLNVDRALRQAALEGLYLNRGTFKDSHGGAPGCC, encoded by the coding sequence ATGACCGAGATCAATCCACCCCGCGGCGCTGTCGGCATCCTCGTAAATCCTTCATCCGGACGAGACGTTCGGCGACTCGCTGCTCGTGCACAACAGCAAACACTCGAGGCCAAACGTAATCAGGTCGCTCGGATCGCGGTAGGTGTCGCGGCGGCCGGTGCGCGCAAAGTCATGGTCATGCGAGATCCCATGCGCGCGGCCACCGCAGCTCTGGAACCGATCGGCGTCGATCTCGAGGTCGAAGTTCTCGATGTGGAAGCGTGCCTGCGCCCTGCCGACACGCAGGAGGCGGCTCGCCAGATGCGAGCCCGTGGATGCGGAGCCATCGTGGTGCTCGGTGGGGATGGGACCAATCGCGTCATTGCCGACGTATGGCCGGACGCACCACTCGTCCCCATCTCGACCGGAACCAACAATGTATTCCCCAGCCTCGTGGAAGCGACGATGGCAGGCGCGGCCGCGGGGCTGGTTGCCTCTGAACGGCTGGCGCTTCGAGACGTCGCCGATCAGGCCAAGATCATTCGGGTCGAAGCACAAGGACGGAAAACGCTCGGCCTGATCGATGCGGTAAGGCTCGAGGGTGACCACGCCGGCAACCGCATGCCCTTCGCTCCGGAGATGTTGCGTGACGTCATCTTGACGCGAGCCGAGCCCGCGGCAATCGGCATGTCACCAATCGGCGGACTTTTGATGCCGTGCCGGGCCGAGGATGATTTCGGGGTCCATGTGATTTGCACAGATCATTCCGGCGGGGGCCGTGCCCTGCTCGCACCGATCTCGCCGGGGCTCTATCGAACAGTCCACGTTCAGGAGATCCGCAAGATCGCGCTGGGTGAAGTTTTTGAAATCCGAGGCCCGGGTGTCCTCGCCTTCGATGGTGACCGAGAGATTACCTTGCCCGCAGGCGAACCCGTCCGTCTGCAGATTGTCCGTGATGGTCCGCAGGTTCTGAATGTGGACCGCGCGCTTCGCCAGGCAGCCCTTGAGGGACTCTACCTGAACCGGGGGACCTTCAAGGATTCCCACGGCGGTGCCCCCGGGTGTTGTTGA
- the prfB gene encoding peptide chain release factor 2 (programmed frameshift), producing MQVAEGRERREKLGERVDALGGIFDLAQLKDRVAELDELSSSDDLWQDQDRAQEVLRERAGINGRIEILERLTAGLEDVDVFLEMAAEGEEEGLVEAETRLADLESSTSKMEFERMLSGEHDRSNAIVNLNPGAGGLEAQDWAEMLMRMVLRWAERREFEVEFVEELPGEGAGIKSATFLVKGEFAYGYLRAEAGIHRLVRISPFDANARRQTSFAAIFVTPEIDDDIEIEVRDEDLRIDTYRSSGAGGQHVNKTDSAVRLTHTPTGIVVACQNERSQHKNKATAMKVLKSRLYELELEKQREEKEQIAGSKQKIDFGSQIRSYVLHPYRMVKDHRTNHEVGNTDAVLDGDLDSFIEAELLRQAEEA from the exons ATGCAAGTGGCAGAAGGGCGAGAACGGCGGGAGAAGCTCGGAGAGCGCGTGGATGCGCTC GGAGGCATCTTTGACCTCGCTCAACTCAAGGACCGTGTAGCCGAACTGGACGAACTCTCGTCCAGTGATGATCTCTGGCAGGATCAGGATCGGGCGCAGGAAGTTTTGCGTGAGCGCGCCGGGATCAATGGCCGTATCGAGATCCTGGAACGCCTGACCGCTGGCCTCGAAGACGTGGATGTCTTTCTGGAGATGGCGGCAGAGGGCGAAGAAGAAGGTCTTGTCGAAGCGGAAACGCGCCTTGCGGATCTCGAGTCCTCGACCAGCAAGATGGAGTTCGAGCGCATGCTTTCGGGCGAACACGATCGCAGCAATGCGATCGTCAATCTGAATCCGGGCGCGGGGGGACTCGAAGCTCAGGACTGGGCCGAGATGTTGATGCGGATGGTCCTCCGATGGGCTGAAAGGCGCGAATTCGAGGTCGAGTTTGTCGAGGAGTTACCCGGCGAGGGCGCGGGTATCAAAAGCGCTACCTTCCTGGTCAAGGGCGAGTTTGCATACGGCTACCTCCGCGCGGAGGCGGGAATCCATCGTCTGGTACGAATCAGTCCTTTTGACGCAAACGCGCGACGTCAGACTTCCTTTGCGGCGATTTTTGTCACACCGGAAATTGATGATGATATCGAGATCGAGGTGCGCGACGAGGATTTGCGGATCGATACCTATCGCTCATCCGGCGCCGGCGGCCAGCATGTGAACAAGACGGATTCTGCGGTTCGATTGACGCATACGCCGACTGGAATTGTCGTCGCTTGTCAGAACGAACGGTCGCAACACAAAAACAAGGCGACCGCGATGAAGGTTCTGAAATCAAGGCTCTACGAACTGGAGCTGGAAAAGCAGCGAGAAGAAAAAGAGCAGATCGCGGGTTCCAAGCAGAAGATCGATTTTGGCAGCCAGATCCGCTCTTACGTTCTCCATCCCTATCGGATGGTCAAGGACCATAGGACCAACCACGAAGTCGGGAATACGGATGCGGTCCTCGATGGCGACCTTGATTCTTTTATCGAAGCGGAGCTCCTGCGTCAGGCCGAAGAAGCCTGA
- a CDS encoding aminotransferase class III-fold pyridoxal phosphate-dependent enzyme produces the protein MKQALEELERSKAALREIPRHQRIADFDKVLGLWLDGNIAFRNACEDISHATGYAHAAVTVSLRRTLEAWRAPHLERVLAEAESASGNHQAPNLVAAILAQNTPGLAIPPIALALGLGTPLLLKSAEGEPHLARHFLESLRQVSPVIAASCRAVYWKGGDRSIEERIAALADRILVYGGADAIDHWRSLGQDRVIAQGPRISVAILGSSTDDLEIEALAEQIAILDQHGCLSPQAILLPSAVDALPLAKQLAEALRVKQNIWPRRPLPDGEATSFRQAVDAAEIAVVGGRSLALLGGHAEGFGVEVTTQAQIEPCPLDRMIRFHPYRDPTELKSQLVPLRDNLECIGVTRDAPEISILQSSGARRICTIAEMQNPPADWHPVASWLMTIRDERFSTSPQLRSRFRKHVAQTSDAPRALEVTSARGCWVHTADGRKHLDLLAGIGVAAIGHAHPRVAGAVARQARLYTHVMVYGEDALDSQVKLAERLAARLPENLQSTYFTNSGAEAIEGALKLVRKATGRSRVLSFEGAFHGDTTGAVALGGNPVYREPFRPLLENVEQIPWDDTAALNLIDETTAGVFVEPVQAEAGVRVPSRNFLAQLRERCREVGALLVFDEVVTAFGRTGKFFGFEHWPEAVPDVLVLAKSLGGGLPLGAFVSSPEILACLANDPPLGHVTTFGGNPVCCAAALASLDILEEQSLPERSALMGRSLLERLQQLVGRGGLVEVRGLGMLIGLEFESPGDCACFVEGCRMREVLLGWTLHEDRVVRLAPPLILSEEESNEAVRRLSAALQGTAGQASSA, from the coding sequence GTGAAGCAAGCCCTCGAGGAACTCGAACGTTCGAAGGCGGCGTTGCGAGAAATTCCGCGGCACCAACGAATCGCGGATTTCGACAAGGTTCTGGGGCTCTGGCTGGACGGTAATATTGCTTTCCGGAATGCCTGCGAGGATATTTCGCACGCTACCGGATACGCACATGCTGCCGTAACGGTCTCCCTGAGACGCACTCTCGAGGCATGGCGAGCTCCTCATCTGGAAAGAGTCCTTGCCGAGGCCGAAAGTGCATCCGGTAATCATCAGGCCCCGAATCTGGTCGCCGCAATTCTCGCGCAAAACACTCCCGGTTTGGCCATCCCTCCCATAGCTCTCGCGCTCGGCCTCGGAACGCCCCTCCTGCTTAAATCTGCGGAGGGTGAGCCGCATCTGGCCCGTCATTTCCTCGAATCCCTCCGACAGGTTTCCCCGGTGATCGCGGCGAGCTGCCGGGCTGTCTATTGGAAAGGTGGGGATCGGAGCATCGAGGAGCGTATCGCGGCTCTCGCCGATCGAATCCTTGTTTATGGCGGCGCCGACGCGATCGATCACTGGCGGAGCCTCGGACAGGATCGCGTGATCGCGCAAGGCCCTCGGATCAGTGTCGCCATTCTGGGAAGCTCGACCGATGATCTCGAGATCGAGGCTCTGGCGGAACAGATCGCGATACTCGATCAGCACGGCTGCCTCTCCCCGCAGGCAATTCTTTTACCGTCCGCGGTGGATGCTCTGCCCCTCGCCAAGCAACTCGCGGAGGCGCTGCGAGTAAAACAGAATATCTGGCCCCGTCGGCCCCTCCCCGATGGCGAAGCAACCTCTTTCCGACAAGCGGTGGATGCCGCAGAGATCGCGGTCGTTGGTGGACGGAGTCTGGCCCTTCTGGGCGGTCATGCGGAGGGCTTCGGGGTCGAAGTCACGACCCAGGCACAAATAGAACCCTGCCCTCTGGACCGGATGATCCGCTTCCACCCCTACAGGGACCCGACCGAACTCAAATCCCAACTGGTACCCCTCCGAGACAACCTTGAGTGTATCGGCGTTACACGGGACGCTCCGGAGATTTCAATCCTGCAATCCTCGGGGGCGCGACGCATCTGCACGATCGCCGAGATGCAAAACCCACCTGCCGACTGGCATCCGGTGGCATCTTGGCTGATGACCATTCGCGATGAACGATTCAGTACCAGCCCCCAATTGCGGTCGCGTTTTCGCAAGCATGTGGCACAAACATCCGATGCACCGCGTGCTCTGGAAGTCACCTCGGCCCGAGGATGCTGGGTCCATACCGCGGATGGAAGGAAGCATCTGGACCTGCTCGCGGGCATTGGCGTGGCAGCAATCGGACACGCCCATCCGCGCGTTGCCGGCGCCGTCGCTCGGCAGGCAAGGCTCTACACCCATGTGATGGTCTATGGCGAGGATGCACTCGACTCTCAGGTCAAATTAGCCGAAAGGCTGGCGGCCCGGCTTCCGGAGAATTTACAATCCACATACTTCACCAACAGCGGCGCCGAGGCGATCGAAGGCGCTCTGAAGCTTGTTCGCAAGGCTACGGGCCGCTCCCGGGTGCTTTCCTTTGAAGGAGCTTTCCACGGCGATACTACCGGCGCGGTCGCTCTCGGCGGGAATCCTGTCTACCGAGAACCCTTTCGACCCTTGCTGGAAAATGTCGAGCAGATCCCCTGGGACGATACCGCCGCATTGAACCTGATCGACGAGACGACCGCCGGCGTCTTTGTCGAGCCGGTCCAGGCCGAAGCTGGCGTGCGCGTCCCGAGCCGAAACTTTCTCGCGCAACTCCGCGAGCGCTGCCGCGAAGTCGGCGCACTTCTGGTTTTCGACGAAGTTGTGACCGCGTTCGGACGCACCGGGAAATTCTTTGGGTTCGAGCACTGGCCTGAAGCCGTCCCCGATGTCCTTGTCCTTGCCAAATCCCTGGGGGGTGGCTTGCCTCTGGGGGCCTTCGTATCCTCACCGGAAATTCTGGCCTGCCTGGCCAACGATCCCCCTCTGGGACATGTCACGACCTTTGGCGGGAACCCGGTTTGCTGTGCCGCGGCCCTCGCCAGCCTCGATATTCTCGAGGAACAATCCCTTCCCGAACGCAGCGCTCTCATGGGCCGCTCGCTTCTCGAACGGCTCCAGCAATTGGTCGGCCGAGGCGGCTTGGTCGAAGTTCGGGGCCTCGGAATGTTGATCGGCCTCGAATTCGAATCACCGGGAGATTGCGCGTGCTTCGTCGAGGGCTGTCGCATGCGCGAGGTATTGCTGGGGTGGACCCTGCACGAAGACCGCGTCGTGCGCCTCGCACCGCCACTAATTCTATCGGAAGAAGAATCCAATGAGGCCGTGCGACGATTGTCTGCAGCTTTACAGGGAACGGCCGGTCAGGCTTCTTCGGCCTGA